The DNA window TAAAtgcaatttttctttattcttgtttttattgttctCAATTCCTTATACTTTCGCAAGCTCATTATTCTCttattttagtttattattctctattctgttcAAACCCTCATGAAAATAAGTGCACAAaccaagaaataaataaaaaggagaatggaaataaggaatatgtcaaagatacaacaaaCCAAGCAATAATTTGTCCCCAGCGCTGCAAGAAAATCCCGCCAAAGTTTATTCCTAGTTCATTTTTTTGAGTTCCGTTATCTATTTTAGGTACGACTGGCAACAATCACCTGATCGTATGCACCTTCGCCACCGTTGTCCGTTAAACGTTAGATCCGGGTATGTTCCAATGGTAAATGgcaaaaattttgaaagaggAATCAATGTATCTGCCAATACACAATACCTACTTGGATTCAATGAGCCTGACCACCCTGAACAGGGAAATTTAACAGCAGCGCAAGCGTCGGTAATGTGGAAAGAATTGGAAAAACACGCCGCAGGGAAAATCTTGGTAAGTCCTGCAGTAACCAGTCTTGACTGGTTGCAACAGTTTTTTCAGCATTGTCACAATTGCAGAGTTGACCACATAGCAGTACATCTTTATAGATGCGAAGCACACCAAATCATGGCTTTTGTAAAGCAAGCATGGGATAGATTCCATAAACCAATATGGCTGACTGAATTTGCTTGTCCACATACTACATCAGAAAATGATCAGCTTCGTATGATGAGAGAGATTCTTCCACTTTTGGAGTCTGCACCATATGTATTTCGTTATGCATGGTTTGCTAGTAGATGGTTGAAACATGTAAGTGATGGCGCTTGGGTAGATATATCAGCATCTCTGATAAAAGAAAATACTTCAGAACTTTCAGCACTTGGACATTATTATAATAACTTtatgcattaaaattgaaatcaataGTTTTTAATCAGCTCTAATTATATCACCCATTTCTTCCTTCTTAATATTAAGGTTATTAAGTTTTAGGTGTATTATAGATAATACatgtttctctaattctatggaaatttatcccttttcgaacccattgtataaaaaaaattaatcaacgtgtggttgctggtgatctcagaagatcattggatgattttaagggttatgacctttttggctgactggatgaaccaaaatatgataacaggtgttaatgaaattgacaacttcgtgcaatgtgaaaggtactcgaaggggattttcggtaaacaaaaaaagaaaatgtctttttaatcattagagaaacagattcttacatagttactcgtggattatcggatttatccaatctcgatagttaaattataaattttaaagtactcgccgaggtggctcgaactttaaaattaataatttaactatctcgattggataaatccgataatcaactggtatcaatgtaagaatctatatatatactgataaaaaaaatacatcagttgttaatttctcatttatattttaaatacatgtatgtagtagCAATCGATACCACTGTATCCAATGACAACTTTATAAAAGCTAACAACTACATTTGCAGCACATTATTTAATCTTACAATAAGTGTGTTTTTGATGAAAACATAACATTTCCTTTCATACCGTCCTTTTAATTAAGCGCTTACcaagtaaaaattcaattaaaattcaATCGGTTTTCTTTCTGGGCGACTCCACTAAAATCAGTTTGTAATTGGTCAGagttaatttatgttttgatatagACGGTCCAATTCACTTAATTAATCTGACTTTGAAGGTGGTTAATCAAAAACACATAAGTGATAATTAGTTCCATAAAACAAGGGTGAAAGGTACAGTCGGACATTCAAgctcaaatgttgaaaataaacaaacgacaccgtggttaaaaaagaaaaagacctaTGGacaatcaaaatttgaaaaaaaacaacatagaaaagtaaagactgagcaacacaaaaccCACACAAAACTGGGGGTGATATCAGGTATTCTGGAAGGggaagcaaatcctgctccaaaGTGACAAACTGCAAATGTATGAGTCAAGCGACCTGTACAATTGTCACAATTTCCAGGAAgtcataacaaaatatatcaaagtgttatggtttattaaataatgcttatttttaGATCCGTCTTTAATTTTACCATTCCTGACATGTTTATTATATTGTGATTAAAAACTTGGTAAAACAGTAAatataatgacaaaattattttatctaataataatactttttctgttaagtctgttttttctgttatacatttgacgtgaaactgtacgtatgtatcccgtcatactttgaaccacacattattttatttattattattacatttactgTTGAGTCTGTTGGTTGTTATATCAACATTACGTGACtttctttcttttgtattaGCTTCATATCTAAGGAACACCCCGCAATGGGTAATGAGGAGTATTTACAGTAGTGGGTAAatcaaagatttattttatatttttaaaagttaattacaatagggttgaaaagtaaaaaaaaaaaaaaaaaaataaaataaggaccAAAGACAAAGGTAAAAATAAtcgataaaataaataatgtaaaaaaagggCCAGTAGACGTGCTCTGTACATATGGTGGAGAGGTTAACGTggttaagaaataaaaatacaataaaatgggGATGGAAAAATATTCACAGGATtagaaaaaatgtacatgtttggAGGCATAAAATCTAAAACTCAACTTGTCCatcataagtaaaaaaataaaaattgattagGTACAAAAGTTACTAGAGTACATTGTCTATACTGATCATTCCTACAATTCACAAACTTCCATTTTAATTTCACTTGTTTTCTAAGTTCTTAAGAAGCTGTAAGCGGCAGATATGTATTTTGTAACAGAAGTCTCTAGTCAGTGACTCGACATTCATCTTCTGGGTTTTACTGAGGTTTTGCAGATTGTGGAAAACTGAGAAATCTAGCAAAAGTGCTACAATGTTTTGGTTAATGTTAAAAAGTTGTTCCCATCCTTTGCAACCTATGATATTTGTGACCAGGATTTTGAGAGGAAGGAAATACTTCATACGAGTTTCCCTTAAAGCTGGACAGAATGTTAAGACATGCGTTAAATCTTCGTCCTCCCTCTGACACAGTAGGCATGTTGTATTTATCTTGTATTGACTAAATTTGTATTTGTCGGCCTGTACCAAGTATGTACCAGTGAGCATACGATCTTTGATCATGCTTTTCCGTACATCTACTAAGCTCTGTGATGCAGATTCCCAGACTGGGTGGACAGTACCTATCTCTAAGATGGTTGTGTTGAGTGAActcaatgatgattttgacttcgCTTTTTCTTGTAGTTCATAGGTCCAGTATTTGTTGACTGTGGATCTCAAGATTTTTTTCCATACAACTTTTTAAGGCAGTTTTATACTGGAGTCAAGAATGTTTGGCAGGTTGTATTGTTGTAGTAGTAAAATTGATTGATGAAAGAAGCTTTTAGGATTATCGGAGTTGACGGATATTTGTCTTTTaagaattttctttaatttagaGTTGTCACAGGACAGAATTGCATGTAAGAGTGTCAGTTTCTTTCTATGGATTTCTCCTTCTACCGGTAGGACACCCAGTAGTAAATAAATGGCAGGAATAGCCGTTCTTTTAGAGAATGATTGGATTGATCTGAGAGTTTCTTTGTGAAACTTTTCCAGTAGTTCCATTTGAGCTTTGGTAAGAGTGAGGACTTCCAAGCCATACAAGAGTCTAGGTAATACATAGCTTTTGTAAATTGTAACGGAGATTTTGGGATTAAAGCCGTTGGTTCCGTGCAGACCTGAGTTCATTAGAGCATACTTGGTTCTTCTTGCAGATTTGATGCGATCCTCTATGTTGATATCACATTCCTTTCTCGTTGTTCGTTTTATACCCAGATGTACCGTTTCTTCAGAAGCAGAAATTTCCTTTCCCGACATGTTCCAGGAGTAAGGCTCGGGATTTTTTGATGATTTATTATAGTGGATAATTTTGGATTTAGTCGGGTGAATAGTATACTGATGTTGGTTCGCATATCTCTGTAGAATATTAAGCATCACCTGAAGTTCTTCTGGATTTGAGCTCAGTAGCGCTACATCATCAGCACAAGTTGGTGCGCCACAGTATATTGTGCCTAATATAAAGCCTAATGAGTTTTCTTCCAGTTCTTTAAGAAGATCTtccacaaatattttatataagtgGGTTGATATAATACCTCCTTGTCTAACTCCTTGTTGGATGTTAAAGATATCACTGAATTCTCCCTGCCATTTAACTTTGGAGGTGAGACCGCTGTAGAAGTCTTTTATTAGTAACCATATATCAGGGTGTGTTCCACAGTCGAGAAGCTTGTCAAGAAGAATGGTATGTTGAACGACATCAAAAGCCAATTGGACGTCGACAGTTGCTAGATATAAGGATAATGCACTGCTTATTTCACATTTACACTCAGAGATTATTAGACTTGCGAAGAGTGGCCAAAGACCTGCAGTAAATCCAAATTGTAAGTCAGTACCCGAGTTGATAAAGAGTTTGCCAAGAATGCAGAATTCGTGTAGTTTTGAGAGTACTGGAGTCACAGTGATGCCACGGTAACTGTTAACCAGAGAtggatttttttccttttttaggaCTGGCGTCAAGATTCCGGATTTGAAGTCAACTGGGACTTTTCTTTCCTGCAAGATTTTATTGAAGATTTTTGTGATCACTGGTACCACGGTGTGTTGAGCGTATTTAAGATGTTCTGCACATATTCCGTGTTCGTTTCTGATTTATAGGTGTTTAAGAATTCAATTGCTTGTTTTACTTCCTTTTCCGTGTATGGGTCCATTGATGGCAGATTTTGACTGAAAGTTTCCTCAACTATTTTCTGTCTTATTTGGCAGAGTTCCAGATAAGCATTGTCATATTCGTTCTCTTTTGGAAGGCTGAGATCTTCGTAGTAATTTGCGAAGGCACGGCTTTGATTTTGGGAAGAGAAGTCAAATTTACCGTCAATTTCCAAGCCGGATGTTTCCGTTTTAGACTTTGATTTATTTCTATTGATGAGTTTGAAGAAGAGTTCAGATGAAGGATTGTCCATAATTTGCTCATATAGCTTTCTCCTGTCAGTTGCCTGTTCTTGTCTCTGTTGACTGCGGAGTTTCTTCTTTTCCCTTTTGAGATCTTGCTTGCTTTGATGATTTTCTGGTTTACCCAGTGCTTTTCATTTAGAATATAATTGTTTGCAGGTTTTGAGATGTTTCTTGACTTTTGGTGAGGCTTTCCATTTTGGACCTTTTAGCTTGGTTATTTTTGATGGGACTGCCAGATGCGACGCTTTTAACAGAATAGACGTCAGAGTTTTAATGTTCTCTGAGGTTGTTTTGTCTTCCCTTATGTCAGATAGTTTTTCTGAGATAGTATCCCGGTATAGTTGTTCATCAATCTCATTCCATTTCAGTCTTTGAAcagttttttattttgattagagAATTTTTCAAGCAGAGGGACAGCAATATTGGTGATCATTGAGACAGGTACATGCGAGGAAACATTAGATGGTGTGTTTTCCCAGATCTCATGATTACAATAAATATCCTTGTTGTTGGTCAGTATGTAGTCAATTTGCGAAGAAGATTGTCCTGAATGGTggaagaatgttttttttttcaccatGACTATGCATGTACGTATgccttcatactttgaacgacaaaattatttttatgtctacctgtacgagattcaaacgcgcaatttaacaccagcaatgaaaaccttctttcctttacgggtagactttatatacataaactaagtggtacaagaaaagcaaaatgagtatgttg is part of the Mytilus trossulus isolate FHL-02 chromosome 13, PNRI_Mtr1.1.1.hap1, whole genome shotgun sequence genome and encodes:
- the LOC134694901 gene encoding uncharacterized protein LOC134694901 gives rise to the protein MVLVVYSSLCLIILHIINFTDASNKKGVGIMRSKHYRCSDESTFNNVHWWYDWQQSPDRMHLRHRCPLNVRSGYVPMVNGKNFERGINVSANTQYLLGFNEPDHPEQGNLTAAQASVMWKELEKHAAGKILVSPAVTSLDWLQQFFQHCHNCRVDHIAVHLYRCEAHQIMAFVKQAWDRFHKPIWLTEFACPHTTSENDQLRMMREILPLLESAPYVFRYAWFASRWLKHVSDGAWVDISASLIKENTSELSALGHYYNNFMH